The genomic interval GCGTTTGGTAGCAATTTTGTTCTCGCATCCATCAAGAGCTGCACTGGAAATAGCTTAGGAAAGCATTTCAGGGAACACTTCTCCTGACAATGGTCCAGCTTGGCAGGCCAAATTTGACCCTAAAGCAAAGGCTGATTTGGAACTTGAAGAAGAGGATGCTAGAGTTGAAGGGCAAGAAGATGGCACCGACAGATTCTTTACCCACTgtcaaaagtgaaaaatgttAGCTATGGCTTCTTGtcatttaaaaatctatttttaattatttaattgtaTATCTAGATGCTCTTGTCTTGACTATATGCATAGAAGTTGTGTCCAGCTCTTGTTAGCTCTTGTTGCGTAGTAGTACTTAATAAGGAAGTTTGTTCTGCTTGGAAGATGCATTTGTCTCTCTTGAAGAGGACACAACAGCTTCACAATTTACTATGCAATTACATATGCAACTATATCGAAATTCCAACAAAGGCATCATAGTTATTTGTATGCCATACTACCATGCACAAGCTACAAAAAAGGGGATAATaccaagcatttttttttcgaggAAGGATAATACCAAGAATGTTATATGTCCCAATTCATAGCTAGGGATGCTTGTATTTGGAACATTGGAGGCTGTTGTTAATCGTGATCACCATCCCCAGTTCAGAAAGCATAATGATCAGTTGCAATTTTCTATCTGAAGCTGATgtatatacaaaaaaaaaaaaaaacatgagcaCGTTGTTTCATAGTGTTCTGAAGCCCAAGGCgcacacacatgcatgcaccagCATCTTCCATGATTACTGACACGCTAACCAAGCACTGTTCCCACATCTGAATCCCTGCACATTATACCACATTTTTACCTCACACGCCGACGCATTTGGAGAAGGGATAGGAGCTGAGGAAGGCAAGTTTTCAGCTAACAAATGCAAATGCATTTAAGATTCAGCATAACTCAGCTGCCTGAACTGCTTCAGTCCTGGTTGTTCATTGATGCTTCATTCAGAGAAAGCAGCATAGGatgactgaaatttatttacagATTCCACTGTTGCGTGGCACTGTGAAACGTTAGTGCAGCAAACGTACCATGCTACTTGACGCCCTTGTCTCCCTGCCTGAATGGAATCCAATCCTGGTGGCTGTGGTACAGATTGTGTTGCTGGGATCAATGGCCCGGTCGCCGTGAAGCTGTTCAACCTTCTCGCTTACTCACATGGGTTCAGCTCCCAGGTCTCCTGGGACAGGATATGGTGCCCATTTCTTCGTGTAAAGAAAGGTGAAACCATCCTTTCAAGGATGTACAGATACGTGGAATCATCTACAGTGACAGTGAAGTTGTGAATGGGATCTGTACACAACTACTACAATTACTCGAATTTGATAGCAGCGttcaatataaatttgataagGTTCAAGATCATCTAGCATAGCCATCCGACATTTTTGAGCGTgtattaattgagtattagggGCGCATTCACATGGGTTTGGGTGTGTCTGTTTACGTGTACTTGTAAGTCTTACtgtaatatgaaaaaaaaaagaatacacGAATCTgacaatgacatgtgggacctgCTAGGTCGAATtcggggcccacatgtcaccCTCGTGACATGAAGCACGTCCCTGCTGGCAGCTGCAGTGATCTGGCTGGAGAGTGCTGGACACACACTCCACAGTGAGAGTGAGAGGAGTGGCAAATAACCGTGGATGCTCGCGTGCTAACCGTCAATGCCGGATCACGCTGGCGAAGAAAGCGATGATTATATATCGGAGTACACAGCGTACAGCTACATCAGCAGCGCGCTCCGAGCCAAGAACCCTCGCTACTATCCACACTTCCCCAGCTCGCGGGAAAAAGCCAAAGCAGCAGCCAAAGAACCCACCTTTTTAGAAATCGGAacaggagagaggggaagggagacGCCGAAGAAGCCGCGAGACTGATGGCCGGCGTCCAAATCCGGTAGCCGGGCGCTTGCCCCTTCGATTTCATCTCCCCCTCGTGGAGCCTGCCGATGAGAGGAAATCTCCAGGGAGATTTGGCAGGATGAATGGGTAAATAAATTGGATTTTGCCCGGTTAATGCCTTCCAAGATTGCTCCTTTGCTGCGGGGTTGCGGTTCGGGCATGGGGACCAAGGGCGCGGCGGCACCGGGGGGCGGGGCCATGGCGACGCCCGTTGCTATAATTTCTTGCCCCGTTTCGCCAAATCCCTCGGGTTGTTGCCTCCTAACCCCGCAATCCCTCGCCGGTTGGTGATCAATCCGGCTCCTGATTTGGAGTTTCTTCTTGGGACCCAGGGTGGGCGTTCCATGCCCGGTTCGCTCGTGCATTAATACTAGCCGCTTCTTGGATAGGAGTagctctctcttctcttctcttctcgtCTTGCTCTTGAGCCTTGCCCTTGCCCCTCTTCTCTTTGGCTTTTCTTCTTGCGGTTGTGTGTTATGATAAGAGCTCTCCGGCGAGGGGGCGTCTCGAGGAATTCGCGGCGTTGATTGAGATGGCTTGCTTCGGGTGCTTCTTGCCGGAGGTGGACGACGACCTCAAGCCATCCAAGCCCAATTACCACTCTTCAGACGAATCATCAGGTTCCTGGGTGTGCTGTGtcggtttgtttgtttttttttttctgcacgGATTCTGACTCTTTCCCGTAGCAGGCGCCGATGCGAGGAGAAAGGTCGCGCCTTTGGCGCCGGATGGGGGGAACGGCTACGCGCACAGCTTCACCTTTAAGGATCTGTCCGTGGCGACAGGCTACTTCAACGAGGCAAATTTCATCGGCGAGGGTGGCTTCGGGAAGGTGTACAAGGGCAAGATCAATGGGCAGGTGGTTCACCGACTCTTCCATATTCTACTCGAGATCTTTTCTGCTCCaagatttgattatttttatgtatttttttatgttcttcGTCTGTGATGTCTAGATGGTGGCAGTGAAGCAGCTCACTCAGGACGGTGTACAGGGGAGGAACGAATTCTTGGTGGAGGTGCTGATGTTGACCGTGCTCAACCATCCTCATCTCGTCAGTTTGGTCGGCTTCTGCGCGCAGGGTGACGAGAGGCTGCTGGTGTATGAGTACATGCCATTCGGCAGCTTGGAGAGCCATCTCTTCGGTACGTTCTCCTCAAACTTCCTGTGCATGATAGCCTGATGATAGGCCTAGTTTGTGTTGGCATTTGGTGTTGACGCGGAATTCGTCTGCTCTTGGCAGATTACACATTACTGTTGAAATGCACTCCCTATTTGCCTAAATTTTTGGCATAATATGAACCTGTGTTAACATctcatttttttgttcttacgGTAGTTGTCTGCTTGTGATACATCTTTGGCTCCTTTAGATGGCAATCCACTCCAGGGGTTTACAGCTCCAATTTACTGCCTCTCCTTCACTCTAATGACGTGCTTTCCAAATCTCAGTCTGAAAAGAAATATCATGATATATTTCCTGACTGATATTTTGTTAAATGTTAATGGTATGTTTATgaggaaaagataaaagaagatATGACATGGAGTATTTGGTTAGCTCAATATGAAATTAGatgaaaggagagagaaacccTGAACAAgcaaatcatctatatcttcttTTCCTGGTTCAAGAACTGAGTGCTTTTTTTCCAACtcctgaatttttttcttgacaagttttttttaaagcttTGTTGCTGTTTGTAAATGATTTTACTGCAGCTCCCATGCTGCAGTATGTTTTGACTCACTTATCAATATCGTTATGATTATTAACTACGCGgtcatcataaaaatatagtgtGTTTAATAATGAAAGGGGACTTTTTAGGACTGCACAATGAAAGGAATCAATCTCCATGACTAGATCATAATAAATCCTCACTTAGTAGTTATTTTTAGAGCAAGGCATCCTCATATGGTAGTACTAACCAATAATCTTGTAGCgtcaaagtattttttttgtgtgttgtAGTATTAGCTCGTTATTATTTCATTGACATAGTATATGAGAGGTTGTCATTGTACTCCctttgttccatattataagatgttttggcctTACCTAAATCCATCCATagatcaataaatatgttatatatatgcctagattcattagaACCCATATGATTCTAAGGAGGGCtagaacatcttataatatgaaatggaagtAATACATAGTTATCTTCTATTACTGCTACAAGGTCTCACTGAAATTCTCAAAACCAATCTTTTATGCACTGAAAATTTTTGCTGTGAGATAGGAGTAGATGACAATGATGATAAAGCTGAGGTTATTGatgcacataaaaaaaaacaaatagctATAAACTTCAAACTCAGCTATTTTTGTTACTATCTATCTCCATTGACTATTGGAGCATCCACCTTACATACTACTTACGAGTTCGATTACAATTCAGATTCTGTATTTAAAGAAGTGAAATGTCAGAATAAATGACAATAATTGAGCTATTCAATAAATACGTCACAACCATTCTACTCTTTCTTCCGAGTAAAAATCCTAGCCTTCCATGTCCTTGCCTTTGCCCTTTTTCTGGTCCCATTCACACAAAAATCAATATGTTTCTGATACCTCAACACCATGAATGAACTTTTATTGCCGGTAAAATGACAGGCAAACTAGTTATCTTTCAGTGGGTTCTCTACATAGGGTTGTAGACCAGTTATACTTATTCCCAATGACTGAGATGTATTTATTGTCTATTAAATGAGAACTAGTTATGGCAAAGTTTGTAAGTTTTATTGTATTAAACTTTAGTATGGATTGTGCTAACCATCCATTTGTTCAAGGtggaaaactaaaaaaacaatgcaGATCCATTATTCAGTCAACACAAGTTTTGTGATACTTGTTTATTTAAGCTCCAACCTGAAAAGAAACCTTGTGCTGATCAACCATTTTCCTAGATGCCAAAATTGTTCAGCAAAATAATACCCAACTCTAGCCAAACTGTCCCCACAGTTAATCATTAAAGTCCGCAGGCCTTCATGGCTTGTCTCATCCCCGAACAGCACATGCCTTCCTGAATGATACCAGCATTAGCCTGCTAGGTTATAGGCATGTTGTGAATCATCTTAACTTTTTTTGTGAAGATTCTtcatttttgtaaatatatattttgatttgatgaAGTGCTATTCCATCTTATATCAATGATAATTCCCATCCCATAATGGGACTGTGAATCAATTTGACTTTGCTATGCAATTATGTGATAGAATATTTGAAGTTGTGCATTATCAAATTGCTTGTTTTGATATACTTGATGGCCATTGCTCAAAACTACATTCTGAAATACATTTCATTGATTTAATAGAAAGTTCAACTTTTATAGATGTTCCTGTTGGCAAGCAGCCACTCGACTGGAATACCCGCATGAGGATAGCTGTTGGAGTGGCAGAAGGGCTTTCGTATTTGCACAATGTGGCTGATCCTCCTATAATTTACCGTGACATGAAAGCTGCTAACATTCTGTTGGATGAGGACTACAAACCAAAGCTCTCTGATTTTGGACTAGCAAAAGTTGGACCAGTTGGTGACAGAACTCATGTCTCCACCAGGGTCATGGGCACTTATGGCTACTGTGCCCCTGACTATGTGTTGAGTGGTAAGCTTACCATGAAATCTGATATATACAGTTTTGGTGTTCTCCTGTTGGAATTGATCACTGGAAGAAGGATCTATGATGCTTCAAGACCTAAACCAGAGCAGAGTTTACTAACATGGGTAAGCAGCTTTACCTTCTCTCAGTTGATGCTTCCAATGTTTGATGTCTTCTTCTAACGCTTCTCAAACTCAAACCAATATAGTAGTTGCTTGtcataggttttttttattcgaaATTTAGAGCTTAAGACCTGGCAAAAGGATCACAGTGTTTTCTGTATATGCAAATCAGTCGTATGACAAACCCTTAATTTCCTTAGAGATGTCTCTGAGTTCCACcccgccaaaaaaaaatgtctctgAGTTCCCTTTATGTGTTAGATAGTGCTAAAATGATTTTCCATATTGCCGTGGCATCCTTTTATATGGAGGCAGTGCATTGTATGTTCCCTGATGATGATTACCATATATGCACACCATCCAATTCAATTGTGAAAAGCTTTGGCacttttagatatttaagCTCATTCATTAATGCTGGCTcttttttctggatttttgCAGTCAAGACCATTTCTGCATGACAAGAGGAAATTCCACAGGCTCGCTGACCCGGCTCTGCAGGGCTGCTATCCAACATCTGCACTAAATCAGTTGGTTGTGATCAGC from Oryza brachyantha chromosome 3, ObraRS2, whole genome shotgun sequence carries:
- the LOC102706262 gene encoding probable serine/threonine-protein kinase PBL21 isoform X1 — encoded protein: MACFGCFLPEVDDDLKPSKPNYHSSDESSAGADARRKVAPLAPDGGNGYAHSFTFKDLSVATGYFNEANFIGEGGFGKVYKGKINGQMVAVKQLTQDGVQGRNEFLVEVLMLTVLNHPHLVSLVGFCAQGDERLLVYEYMPFGSLESHLFDVPVGKQPLDWNTRMRIAVGVAEGLSYLHNVADPPIIYRDMKAANILLDEDYKPKLSDFGLAKVGPVGDRTHVSTRVMGTYGYCAPDYVLSGKLTMKSDIYSFGVLLLELITGRRIYDASRPKPEQSLLTWSRPFLHDKRKFHRLADPALQGCYPTSALNQLVVISIMCLQDQPHVRPIISDVVIGLNHVASQPYVPERSSVSLSSPARCGSPQFAGTPSRRRAGRRVPQYA
- the LOC102706262 gene encoding probable serine/threonine-protein kinase PBL21 isoform X2 gives rise to the protein MACFGCFLPEVDDDLKPSKPNYHSSDESSGADARRKVAPLAPDGGNGYAHSFTFKDLSVATGYFNEANFIGEGGFGKVYKGKINGQMVAVKQLTQDGVQGRNEFLVEVLMLTVLNHPHLVSLVGFCAQGDERLLVYEYMPFGSLESHLFDVPVGKQPLDWNTRMRIAVGVAEGLSYLHNVADPPIIYRDMKAANILLDEDYKPKLSDFGLAKVGPVGDRTHVSTRVMGTYGYCAPDYVLSGKLTMKSDIYSFGVLLLELITGRRIYDASRPKPEQSLLTWSRPFLHDKRKFHRLADPALQGCYPTSALNQLVVISIMCLQDQPHVRPIISDVVIGLNHVASQPYVPERSSVSLSSPARCGSPQFAGTPSRRRAGRRVPQYA